In Nicotiana tabacum cultivar K326 chromosome 21, ASM71507v2, whole genome shotgun sequence, one DNA window encodes the following:
- the LOC107813142 gene encoding putative lactoylglutathione lyase, chloroplastic — protein MVRIIPMASSIRPSLSSLNKFSGTSRFCVSLLSHNSQRKFGSFHLGSAIPQLQSFGLKASKLLREKGGGLSVSAAGNMAHASTATTQENVLEWVKQDKRRMLHVVYRVGDLEKTIKFYTECLGMKLLRKRDIPEERYTNAFLGYGPEDSHFVIELTYNYGVDKYDIGSGFGHFGIAVEDVSKTVELVKAKGGKVSREPGPVKGGKTVIAFIEDPDGYKFELLERGPTPEPLCQVMLRVGDLDRAINFYEKAYGMKLLRTRDNPEYKYTIAMLGYGPEDTSSVMELTYNYGVTEYDKGNAYAQIAIGTDDVYKTAEAIRLCGGKITREPGPLPGISTKIVACLDPDGWKSVFVDNVDFLKELE, from the exons atggtgagGATAATACCTATGGCCTCTTCAATTAGGCCTTCACTTTCATCCCTAAATAAATTTTCTGGGACTTCAAGATTCTGTGTTTCGCTTCTTTCTCATAATTCTCAACGAAAGTTCGGTTCTTTTCATCTGGGTAGTG CAATTCCACAGTTGCAATCTTTTGGCCTTAAAGCTTCTAAGCTGTTAAGAGAAAAGGGAGGCGGTTTGTCGGTCAGTGCTGCGGGAAATATGGCACATGCAAGCACTGCTACGACCCAAGAAAATGTCCTAGAGTGGGTCAAGCAGGACAAGAGAAGAATGCTTCATGTAGTTTACCGTGTTGGGGACCTTGAAAAGACGATAAA ATTCTATACAGAGTGCTTAGGGATGAAATTATTGAGAAAGCGTGACATCCCTGAGGAAAGATACACAAATGCATTTCTAGGATATGGACCAGAGGACTCTCATTTTGTTATTGAACTCACATACA ATTATGGAGTTGACAAGTATGATATCGGATCTGGGTTTGGCCATTTCGGAATTGCTGTAGAGGAT GTTTCAAAGACTGTGGAACTCGTAAAGGCTAAGGGAGGGAAAGTAAGCAGGGAACCAGGTCCTGTTAAAGGAGGGAAGACAGTTATTGCATTTATTGAAGATCCTGATGGTTACAAGTTTGAACTTTTAGAGAGGGGTCCAACACCCGAGCCCCTATGCCAAGTAATGCTTCGAGTCGGAGATCTTGACCGCGCCATAAATTTTTATGAGAAG GCTTATGGTATGAAGCTTCTCCGCACACGTGACAACCCGGAATACAAG TATACAATAGCAATGCTGGGATATGGTCCAGAAGACACGAGTTCTGTGATGGAGTTGACATATAATTATGGTGTCACTGAATATGACAAGGGAAATGCATATGCACAG ATAGCTATAGGCACAGATGATGTGTACAAGACCGCAGAAGCAATCAGACTGTGTGGTGGAAAGATTACGAGGGAACCAGGACCGCTACCTGGTATCAGCACCAAGATTGTAGCATGCCTAGATCCTGATGGTTGGAAATCG GTTTTTGTTGACAATGTAGATTTTCTCAAGGAATTGGAGTAA